The Lentzea guizhouensis genome contains a region encoding:
- a CDS encoding 2'-5' RNA ligase family protein, giving the protein MKLFTALFPPRHVVDELAAVLDRSANIEWTKPDKWHVTLCFHGDTADEGRFKALEGLPAPELRLKNFGHFRGTVLWAGIDGDLNGLARAAGADDNWKAHLTVAYGYRGQPMPAFESSPWTPAEAVLVSSADGVYTPVARVGLRTSARR; this is encoded by the coding sequence GTGAAGTTGTTCACCGCGCTGTTCCCGCCGCGACACGTGGTCGACGAGCTCGCCGCCGTGCTGGACCGTTCAGCGAACATCGAGTGGACCAAGCCGGACAAATGGCACGTCACGTTGTGCTTCCACGGCGACACCGCTGACGAGGGGCGCTTCAAAGCGCTCGAAGGGTTACCGGCACCCGAACTCCGGCTGAAGAACTTCGGTCACTTCCGCGGCACGGTCCTGTGGGCGGGAATCGACGGCGACTTAAATGGGTTGGCACGGGCGGCGGGTGCGGACGACAATTGGAAAGCGCACCTGACGGTGGCCTACGGGTACCGGGGCCAGCCGATGCCGGCTTTCGAGAGCAGCCCGTGGACGCCGGCCGAGGCGGTGCTCGTGAGCAGCGCCGACGGCGTGTACACACCCGTCGCACGGGTGGGGTTGCGCA
- a CDS encoding bifunctional riboflavin kinase/FAD synthetase — protein sequence MQRWRGLDHLPGGWGRCVVTIGVFDGVHKGHQALIGRAVELGRERGLPSVLMTFDPHPSEVVRPGSHPAQLTTLRRRAQLVEELGVDHFVVVPFSLETSRMPADEFVHEVLVEKLHAAAVVVGENFTFGHKAAGNVTMLRQLGQRFGFVTEGADLVSADDVTYSSTYIRACIDAGDVKAAAEALGKPHRLEGIVVKGDGRGKDLGFPTANLSTPKFAAVPADGIYACWFTDAKGKTLKAAVSVGTNPTFSGRERRVEAFVLDVDEDYYGQRVAVDFVERLREMEKYDSVEALLEQMHRDVDRTRELLTDS from the coding sequence GTGCAACGCTGGCGCGGACTAGATCACCTCCCCGGCGGCTGGGGCCGCTGCGTCGTCACCATCGGTGTGTTCGACGGTGTCCACAAAGGGCACCAGGCGCTCATCGGCCGTGCCGTCGAGCTCGGGCGGGAGCGGGGTCTGCCGTCGGTGCTCATGACGTTCGACCCGCACCCGTCCGAGGTGGTGCGACCGGGGAGTCATCCGGCGCAGCTGACGACGTTGCGGCGGCGGGCGCAGTTGGTGGAGGAGCTCGGGGTCGACCACTTCGTGGTGGTGCCGTTCAGCCTCGAGACGAGCCGGATGCCGGCTGACGAGTTCGTGCACGAGGTGCTGGTCGAGAAGTTGCACGCGGCGGCTGTCGTAGTAGGTGAGAACTTCACCTTCGGGCACAAGGCGGCGGGTAACGTCACGATGCTGCGCCAGCTCGGGCAGCGGTTCGGCTTTGTGACCGAGGGGGCTGATCTGGTGTCCGCTGACGACGTGACCTATTCGTCGACGTACATCCGCGCGTGCATCGACGCCGGCGACGTGAAGGCGGCGGCCGAGGCGTTGGGGAAGCCGCACCGGCTGGAGGGCATCGTCGTCAAGGGCGACGGGCGGGGCAAGGACCTGGGGTTCCCGACGGCGAACCTGTCGACGCCCAAGTTCGCCGCGGTGCCGGCGGACGGGATCTACGCCTGCTGGTTCACCGACGCCAAGGGCAAGACGCTCAAGGCCGCGGTCAGCGTGGGGACGAACCCGACCTTCTCCGGGCGGGAGCGGCGGGTCGAGGCGTTCGTGCTGGACGTGGACGAGGACTACTACGGGCAGCGGGTGGCCGTGGACTTCGTGGAACGGCTCCGCGAGATGGAGAAGTACGACTCGGTCGAGGCGCTCCTGGAGCAGATGCACCGGGACGTAGACCGAACGAGGGAACTGCTGACCGACTCGTGA
- a CDS encoding helix-turn-helix domain-containing protein, with translation MEDHKIVQRNLALQREWYGEPLGDRVRRLVVAFNVSQAQLADVLGISAPMLSQVMSGRRAKIGNPAVLARMIMLERKVLTPDVATGAPEALQRALDDVRESKPTVSRDSLPVNGDESVAYPVLRRVADRVELQQAADLLHEEFPAIAELFRRAIRAAGQR, from the coding sequence GTGGAGGACCACAAGATCGTTCAGAGGAACCTCGCCCTCCAGCGGGAGTGGTACGGGGAGCCCCTGGGGGACCGGGTGCGCCGGTTGGTCGTGGCCTTCAACGTGTCCCAGGCCCAGCTCGCGGACGTGCTGGGGATCAGCGCGCCGATGCTCAGCCAGGTCATGAGCGGCCGCCGGGCCAAGATCGGCAACCCGGCCGTGCTCGCACGGATGATCATGCTCGAACGCAAGGTGCTCACGCCCGACGTGGCGACCGGGGCGCCGGAGGCGTTGCAGCGCGCGCTCGACGACGTGCGCGAGTCGAAGCCGACCGTGTCGCGTGACTCGCTGCCGGTGAACGGGGACGAGAGCGTCGCGTACCCGGTGCTGCGCAGGGTCGCCGACCGCGTCGAGCTCCAGCAGGCCGCCGACCTGCTGCACGAGGAGTTCCCGGCGATCGCCGAGCTGTTCCGCCGCGCCATCAGGGCGGCCGGCCAGCGGTGA